AACCAGTTCCACCACCATGGAAATCCACGAGTGCGAATGTCTGCGTGAACTGTTTTTGGAGTAGTTTTCCATAGCTGTATGGAGAAAGGTAAATCAATGGTAGTTAGGCTTATGCAACTCCAACTAAATGGAGATGAATGCTAAGGTTTGATTAGATTTGACATTCAACCCTATCAATGTTGGACGTAAAATATTCAGAAGCCAAGTCTCACTTCAGATGATCATTCGAGATCGCTTCATCAGTTTAATTCCCATAGGAAATGATACACCAATACGACAGAAAAACTAGAATGCTTAACCAACAGAGGGGTCCATTGAAGGACAAAGTATTGTTTCAACTAGCAGCTTTCAGCGAAAATTCAGAAGCCAAGTCTCACTTCAGATGATCATTCGAGATCGCTTCATCAGTTTAATTTCCATAGGAAATGATACACCAATACGACAGAAAAACTAGAATGCTTAACCAACAGAGGGGTCCCTTGAAGGACAAAGTATTGTTTCAACTAGCAGCTTTCAGCGAAAAGATATGCTGAAAATATGAGTTTATACACTAACCATCCAGCATGATCCAACTGAAACTGGATTTGGGTAGTAAAAATACCTGGTGGGAATATGCATAGGCCATGGCTCTTTCTCTCTTGATGACTGCCTCTACCTTCCTCTGCATTCTTGCCTCGATTTCTTCTTTTGGTAGCACACTATCATCCCAGTCTTCATTGCCTGTCTCAGACTGATCCAATGCTCAACTAAGTTACTCATTTTAACAGGAATATAAAGAGTAAATATGTACGAAACAGGCATGAATTATCTTTAAGTTTCACCAAGTTCCCTAAGGTCTTATGAGACCAGAAAGAAGAGTATATGCAACCAgaaatgaaacaaatgaaaacTTACTGCCTGACTGAAGGCCAATTTACCCAAGGTACTCTCCACTTCTTTATCATTCTTAAAATGAACCTCTTGTCGTGCTTGGTTTTCTAACATCTGGATCCTGCGTGACTGAATCTGGGACTGTATTCGCACCAAAAGCTGCATACGTTTCATTGCGGTTGAAGTTTGACGTTTCACGTTTTGACCTCTAACAACTCCTTGAAGCCTCACAAGGCCTTTCCAAGCTCGAAAACTTCTCCTCGCCTGTATTATGAGTTCCAAGATAATCAATCTGGGAATCAAATATTGATGCAAGACAAATCAATGCAAAGTACTCTACCGTGTATCATCATACAACATGATATCACCAACAACTAAGAGCAATGTGATTAACTGTTTTCCCAGGGAAACTTCAGCCATTACTGAGCCCATTAGAAAGTTGTTCATAGCAAATGGCTTTTAACCTTTCTACCTATAAAGGTTTTAAGGGGAATTATGTTCATTTATAATATGTGAATATCAGCTGGTGGAAAGTGGAGGGGAAAGTGACGTAATATAGACCAGACTTGCACAAACAATAATATCCTACATCAGTACTTGTCATAAGTCCTTAAAatatgaaatctttaacagattaATTCTGCTGTACTATTATTCAGTTTATGGCCATATAATTTGTCATTGTTCGTCTTTTCAAAACCAGTTGCCTCCATGAAATTTCCACTTTGAAATCTTTTGTTAATAAGAAAAGTGAAATATTTACCATATAACCTCTATAGGCTGCTTGAATTTTTGTAGCAGAAGCATGATGATTCCTTAAAGTTGGTTCTGGTCGAGGACGGACGACCTTAGGTGGAGCAGCTCTTGGAGAAGCAGCTCGTGGAGGGGAAACGGTTCTTGGAGAAGCAGCCCTCGGGGAAGCAATCCTAGGAGAGGCAATCCTCTGTGAAGGAACTCTAGGAGAAGCATCTTTATGAGGCACAAAAGGTGGTGTCGCTGGCTGCTCTGGAGGTGTTGGAGGCCTGAATACTAGTTTATGCTCTCTTTCAGCCTCCCCAAGAATTTTCTCAATACTGCTGGGCTCTCTAAAGAGGGGAATAAAGGAATTGGTTTCTCCATGCCTTAATTTTCCTAgggctttcttcttcttttctttaccACTTCGTTTATCCGATTCCTGAGGGATTTAACCATAGAAAAACAGAAGGCGTCTTCTCAATAACATTTAGGTAGAAAAAGGTTCATGCTTTACAAGAACTAAATCCAGAGTGCTTCTTACGATGCATGAGATACATTTGATCTATGAAACAAACACATTGACTTCAAGAGCTGACTATGCAACAAAAATGTCTTCAATCAGAAATTTCACTCTCCAAAGGCAACTAATTCTACCCATTTCTATTTTGACATCTTTCCAATGCCGGGTTCTTTTGTTTACCTAATCAGCAATCACAACTATCTGCTGGATGTTTGAACCTTATACACAAAATGTAAGGTTTTCTCTAACAAAAATATAAGATAGATAAtgaaattaaacaataaaaaacatCTACAACTAGTACGTTCTTTTCATATAGTTAATCAAAACCATAGACCTAGTTAATAATATGAACTTACATTACTTAGCTTTTCCTTGGAGTGTGGTATGAAAACCCTTTTAATTGCAGAAAACCAACTTCCTTTCTTTCCCATACTGCCAGCATTACTTTGTTGGTCTAAGCATGTGAAGAAACAGAATAACCAAAAAAAGCCAGCAAAAATCCACTCGTGCAAGGGCCAAAACGACGGTCCTATCTGGAGTCGTAAAGAGATGCATAAGATCTAATGTAATTACAGTGCTATACAGCATAGTGTCTATCATGAAAGATAAGGATGAAAAACAATGCATTAATCAAAACATTTACTGTTTCATGCAGATTCTAAAATTCAAGTTTTCAACCATGAAATCTGATTAAACTGCTTGATAAGCGTTATGACTTGGAAACTTTTCAGGCTTTTCATGATGCAAAAGTTCTTAAATAAAGAACAAATGTTACGACATGGAAACTTTTGTAAACACAATAATATTAGCTTGATTATTCATAAGGATAAGGTTCCAAAACTACTCATTAAAAGAGAACTAAAACTACTCACAAAGGAGGCTATAGGCCTGAAACTAAGGTCATCCACCACCATGAATGAATCAAACAAAAAGCAAAATGAAAAGAACAGATGACACGAGAAGAAACAGGGGAATTTTGGTATGGTGATTCAGCATTTGGTGTAAGTTGAACCAAAAACAGCCTCCAGATTCTCACAGATATAACTAAATTGGGTTTAACCCACAAGTTTGTTTCTTATGGTTCCAAGTTAAGCTCAAAACATTTCAGTCCAAGTATAGAAACCCTTGCAGACATATACAAGCAGGCATAAAAGTCCATTTGTTTTGTTAATCACCATGAAAGATAGTTTTGTcactttttatataattaaaataatagtaCAGAAATCCTTGACAATCAGCATAAACTTCCTCTCCGCAGAAATTTTTCCTTCTGGGAAGCTTGAGTGCTCCTAGTAGAAACCCCCCAAAGAAAGTTCACCATAAATACTCAAAATGCTAGAGATTTTTTATTTTCAGAAACTCCTGGTTTTGAGAACATATAATACTTGCCATGGAAGGGGGGGGGGGGGATCTGTGTTTTTTAAAGCTTAAAAGACAACAATTAATTCTCCAACAAAACTTCTGACACTCGTACAGAAAAGATCCAAAGACAGgaaaattttaatactaaaagTTTACTACCTTAAAGAAAAGCTCACTTTTTGAAAATTATAGTTTTCTGCTCCTTCCCCAAGAACATAATTGACAAAAACCCAAGATTTTATATAAacaaaaatgctaaaaaaaaaaaaagaaaacatacGTGTAATGTACCTTTAAGAGAGAGCTTCAAACTTCCAAATTCTGCAAGAACCCTTCAAAAAGCTAAGTTATGAGAAGCTAGAAAAAGAAGAACAGCAGCAAACAGCCATATCTAGCCTCCTCCATCTATCCCATACAACATTGTTGTTTCAAATAATCTTTTTCTTGGTCCTAGCCTTTTTATCTAACACATGGGGGAGagtttctattttgtttctttctacTTACTATTGTAATGTTTCTTACctttcgaaacacaaattcttTAACCTTTTTTGTTTCCCTTGGGTGGGTATGAAATTGtccaactttttcattttttttcttttgccacCTTTTTTTAACTTTTGGTGGATGTGTACATGTTTTtaaaagaaagaaatcatcaaaGGGGTTGCtgcagttgatgatgatgatcACATTCATATCAGAAAACGAGTATAAGAAAGGGAAGGGTTGAGAGAAAAAGGGTTGCCCACTTTTTCACTCAATGTGCCAAACTTCAACAACCTTTACTTGAATAGGAAGACTATTTGGACAGCAACCATGCCCACTCACTGATTTAAACGGTTAGGTTTGGTACTctttcaattctttttttttcttaaccATTAATGttgtaaatataaattttatattaaaatgtaTTTCACATACCAGACATGCTTCGAGTGTGAACTATCTGTCTGGTCTGATAGGTTTCACCTTCAAGGAGAAACACGAATATTTTTTGAGTTTCTGTCCGAGATTCGCAACCATGGATACCTCCGCTTGACCGAGCCTCAAGCCTTGGAGAAAATGGTCAAATGATAAATGCCATTTTATCTTACCAATATTCTTTTAAGTCCCTTTTTTACTCATACCTACCTCATTTATTGACCTGGTTTCTATTTTATCActactttgattttcttttaagCTCAAACAGACAGTAATAAAGAATGTTTTCTTCTGATTAATGAATCTTATTTTTGGATATTATttagttttctagattttatGAAAAACCAAATTTATTTTGGTAATAATAATGATCCAGCACTACTGTAAAGGAAACTTGGCAGTCCACAACTATCTCAAGTTACCTTAGTCTTAGGTAAAgtgatattaataatattatcaatGGCATTGGGAACGTGCATTAGAGGAGGAGCGTGTTCAACACTTGCTATTTATTGCAGTGGAGCTACAAATAGTAAACCTACTCGAGCATTAACTTTTGTCttgtaataaaatgaataaaactgATAATGTGGGGGTGATCCTCATACAAGAGGATGTGGGACCAGAGACACCCAAGTTTGGAATCAGGAAAAAGTTTTAAAGagtttgaaattaaattataattataattataatattttaaaatttatatttttataatttttaaaggattaaagtaaaaaaattttatttttagagttaatttaaatgaaaaattttgtatttgggaCATGTGATCTCAGCCATTGGATCAGCATAAGGATGTGATTGATCTCTGCAAAGTTTGTTgcagtaaaagaaaaaaaaataatgcATCATTCTTTTCTGGCTCTAAGTCAGCGCGTGCGTGTTGAGTTGCAAAACAACTTCTGGGGTTAAAGTAGTAGAAACGGTATGTATAacttatataaatgaatttatttttttaaaatttctcaaaTAATTCATTAATAGTAAGCAGGTTGGAATTTAAATTTTTAGATTGTTggaattaatatataatataaatggaaatttcacttcatatttaataaatataaagtaAGATGttgtaattcattttaaaattgaaGCTTCTTTTGTAAATAATATGAGGGTAAATTTTGGTGGTATTTTGATATCAGAGGTTGAAATCCATATAATAAGAGAAAATGAAAATACAATTATTTgtcctcgatttataaaattagagAAGGGAAAGTGGTTGTTGCAGGAAAGCATTGTGGTGCATAGCTCACAAAGATTGGTAAGTGTGATATAGATGAAATAACTACTATCCTTTATTTATAAGTTCAGCATATGGTTTTTTGTTTACACTTTAGAGTGCCGTCTAAGCAACTTGATTGTACGGATTTTGTTACTTGTTTGATTTACCACTccatattttctttttaataacaACGTGTTgaatactttatttatttatgggataaattattttttaaaattttgacaacTATTCTCGTAACgggtttaaaatttatttattcaagttaagttttgaatttaatttttttttacattggacctcaactttttttttttgttcaagttTAATCCTAAACTTTATATTTGTTCTCACATTGGCATTTAaacctttatttttttatttaagttagtcTTTAATAGTTCTTTGAAAATTCTAAAGTTCAGGTTTTAATGTGGAAACAATTGTCAAGTTCAGATcctaatatgaaaataattgaCAAGTTTAAGAACTAACTTAGACAAAAAAACAATTCAAATCCCAATATGGAAATAGTTGCCTAATTCAGATCCTAATGtttgaacaattatcaaattCAAGACTTAAC
The Gossypium arboreum isolate Shixiya-1 chromosome 10, ASM2569848v2, whole genome shotgun sequence genome window above contains:
- the LOC108489573 gene encoding protein IQ-DOMAIN 13 yields the protein MGKKGSWFSAIKRVFIPHSKEKLSNESDKRSGKEKKKKALGKLRHGETNSFIPLFREPSSIEKILGEAEREHKLVFRPPTPPEQPATPPFVPHKDASPRVPSQRIASPRIASPRAASPRTVSPPRAASPRAAPPKVVRPRPEPTLRNHHASATKIQAAYRGYMARRSFRAWKGLVRLQGVVRGQNVKRQTSTAMKRMQLLVRIQSQIQSRRIQMLENQARQEVHFKNDKEVESTLGKLAFSQASETGNEDWDDSVLPKEEIEARMQRKVEAVIKRERAMAYAYSHQLWKTTPKTVHADIRTRGFPWWWNWLERQLSSSNTPESQGIKNFQLTPPRPNSELKPSPKPPLSSKQHQFMFDNMDTPTPKSTRSTTRPMQTPPSRILQGSSSGLSKYSRPRASGADSPFDLPLKDDDSLTSCPPFSVPNYMTPTVSAKAKARANSNLKEMFMGTPGSESSKRRLSFPLTQGIGSFKWSKGSLFAGKDSSSQKGLDKNQSLQSIGNLSVDSTVSMPATVGRKPFNRFV